The proteins below come from a single Gimesia alba genomic window:
- a CDS encoding SMI1/KNR4 family protein translates to MSEQDWKALLANLNIITNGDKVTPVSTETLVTFERKQGIKLPSSYRSYCRVFGAGQFANLFNIAIPGYSGRSPTYSVEYLSNSQIELADQLAELGTDASQIKRSIFFSFDLIGSNHFFDPEDITDKHKTEYAVYTLFRNCDVQRSAIYFWEFITLSCLGNK, encoded by the coding sequence GTGAGCGAACAAGACTGGAAGGCTCTTTTAGCCAATCTCAATATCATCACGAATGGCGACAAAGTCACCCCCGTCAGTACAGAGACTCTGGTTACCTTCGAGAGGAAACAGGGGATCAAGCTGCCTTCAAGCTACCGATCATACTGTCGTGTGTTTGGTGCTGGGCAATTTGCAAATCTTTTTAACATCGCAATACCTGGATACTCTGGTCGATCTCCAACTTACTCTGTAGAGTACCTATCGAATTCGCAGATTGAACTAGCAGACCAGTTGGCGGAACTGGGAACCGATGCCTCACAAATCAAACGGAGTATTTTCTTTAGCTTTGACTTAATTGGGTCGAATCATTTCTTCGACCCCGAAGATATCACTGACAAGCATAAGACAGAATATGCTGTATATACACTTTTCAGGAACTGTGATGTTCAAAGATCGGCAATTTATTTCTGGGAATTTATAACTTTAAGCTGCCTGGGAAATAAATGA
- a CDS encoding sialate O-acetylesterase, giving the protein MMKLKTISLLAVTCFILFSVTTRSQADVRLPHIFGDHMVLQREMPIPVWGWADPGEKVTVELGGSRVSTVADDAGKWTVKLPAQQAGDPVSLIVKGKNTVTLTDVLLGEVWLCSGQSNMEWTVARSNDFEKEKAAANYPKIRHIKIPKRPSGFPQEDVEATWAVCSPETVGNFTAAGYFFGRKLHKDLDVPVGLVNSSWGGTRIEPWTPPCGFAQEPALEAIFKQVELTNPANAAYKKTLSAYLDNLEAWAAKAKAGLKAETPLTPPPAYPTSIQPLTSHGSPTTLYNGMIHPLVPYAMRGAIWYQGESNHREGMLYYDKMKALIGGWRDVWKQGEFPFLYVQIAPYHYGSESPSILPVFWEAQNKSLEIPNTGQVVIHDIGNLNDIHPKNKQDVGARLALIALAKTYGKKDLVHSGPVFKSLKKEGAKLRVTFDHVGSGLVSRDGKPLSWFEIIGEETDFVPATAVIEGDSVVLSSPKVKQAAAMRFGWHKLAEPNLANKEGLPATPFRAGKVPDRDWLSLKVDESKDFKLIYDLDLNNLGSKINYSVDLSKDVSTPFDRIAYFLELQKIGEETQFVYVSMDAFTDDLTKIGVPTFGSKAVFQTQVGNLNVVSNVVGIATGTGLTGGNIEFWSSNYGPANSNKIPNASATLWDFGDEPGPPADGYGSMQVHNFEAKQTIFAVNQWKSGPGADIGIGNSTGRTRDWTFTSNASQYEVKRLRVLVRAK; this is encoded by the coding sequence ATGATGAAATTAAAAACGATCTCACTGCTCGCTGTGACCTGTTTTATTCTGTTCTCTGTGACCACCCGAAGTCAGGCGGATGTGCGTCTGCCTCACATTTTCGGGGATCATATGGTCTTACAGCGGGAGATGCCCATTCCAGTCTGGGGCTGGGCGGATCCGGGGGAAAAGGTGACTGTGGAACTCGGGGGCTCCCGTGTTTCGACGGTCGCCGATGATGCGGGCAAGTGGACCGTGAAACTTCCCGCACAGCAGGCCGGCGATCCCGTCAGCTTGATCGTTAAAGGGAAGAACACGGTCACGCTGACCGATGTTCTGCTGGGTGAGGTCTGGCTTTGTTCGGGACAGTCAAACATGGAATGGACCGTGGCCCGCAGTAATGACTTCGAAAAGGAAAAAGCAGCCGCCAACTATCCGAAAATTCGTCATATCAAAATTCCGAAACGACCGAGCGGTTTTCCGCAGGAGGATGTCGAAGCCACCTGGGCTGTCTGTTCGCCTGAGACGGTAGGCAACTTCACCGCGGCGGGCTACTTTTTCGGTCGCAAATTGCACAAGGACCTCGACGTTCCCGTCGGCCTGGTCAATTCATCCTGGGGCGGAACCCGCATTGAACCCTGGACGCCTCCTTGCGGTTTTGCGCAGGAACCGGCGTTAGAGGCCATCTTCAAACAGGTGGAACTGACCAACCCGGCGAACGCCGCTTACAAGAAAACATTGAGTGCGTATCTTGACAATCTGGAAGCCTGGGCCGCGAAAGCCAAAGCCGGTTTGAAAGCAGAGACACCATTGACGCCGCCCCCCGCGTATCCGACTTCCATTCAACCGCTGACGAGCCACGGTTCGCCGACCACACTGTATAACGGCATGATTCATCCCCTGGTTCCGTATGCGATGCGGGGGGCCATCTGGTATCAAGGGGAGTCCAATCATCGTGAGGGGATGCTGTATTACGACAAAATGAAAGCGCTGATCGGCGGCTGGCGAGACGTCTGGAAACAGGGCGAATTTCCGTTCCTGTACGTGCAGATTGCCCCGTATCATTATGGCAGCGAATCGCCCAGCATCCTGCCGGTCTTCTGGGAAGCGCAAAACAAGTCGCTGGAGATTCCGAACACGGGGCAAGTGGTCATTCACGATATCGGCAACCTGAACGACATCCATCCCAAAAACAAGCAGGATGTGGGCGCCCGCCTGGCATTGATCGCGCTCGCGAAGACCTACGGAAAAAAGGATCTGGTTCATTCGGGGCCGGTCTTTAAATCGTTGAAGAAAGAGGGCGCCAAACTGCGTGTGACATTCGATCATGTGGGCAGCGGTCTGGTCTCGCGCGACGGCAAGCCGCTCAGCTGGTTCGAAATCATCGGCGAAGAAACCGACTTCGTGCCCGCGACAGCGGTGATTGAAGGAGACTCGGTCGTGCTTTCCTCACCCAAAGTCAAACAGGCGGCTGCGATGCGATTTGGCTGGCACAAACTGGCCGAACCGAATCTGGCGAACAAAGAAGGACTGCCAGCGACACCCTTCCGCGCGGGCAAAGTTCCCGATCGAGACTGGCTGTCTTTGAAGGTCGATGAATCGAAAGACTTTAAATTGATTTACGATCTCGATTTGAACAATTTGGGTTCAAAGATCAATTACAGCGTCGATCTGAGCAAAGATGTTTCGACGCCGTTCGACCGGATCGCTTACTTTCTGGAGCTGCAAAAAATTGGCGAGGAAACGCAGTTCGTGTATGTTTCGATGGATGCCTTTACCGACGATCTCACAAAGATCGGCGTGCCCACCTTCGGCAGCAAAGCCGTGTTTCAAACGCAGGTGGGCAATCTGAACGTCGTCTCGAACGTCGTCGGCATCGCAACGGGCACCGGTCTAACAGGAGGCAACATCGAATTCTGGTCGAGTAATTACGGCCCGGCGAATTCGAACAAGATCCCCAATGCCAGCGCCACGCTATGGGACTTCGGCGACGAGCCCGGCCCGCCCGCCGACGGTTATGGCAGCATGCAGGTGCATAACTTTGAAGCCAAGCAGACCATCTTCGCGGTCAACCAGTGGAAAAGCGGCCCCGGAGCAGACATCGGCATCGGCAACAGCACCGGCCGCACCCGCGACTGGACGTTTACATCGAACGCATCGCAATACGAAGTCAAACGGTTACGCGTACTGGTGCGGGCGAAGTAG
- a CDS encoding S9 family peptidase, which yields MVRLSGIVFLCLLVMVQAAVAEELIPPQVGDLYLTDVALEPITLDEGKSVVYVRQRVDPKTRSLKRSLWRVDQGQEPRALEAGEPDAFGLQLSPDGKWILFLSTRPFPDGTPAFAPVPPYTDTAADIWLIPTAGGTAVPLAGPGKPYGRVITDRFYGRVCFSPDGKRLMFVADEGKDPRTEQERRNNVLIVREDQGEGYEGYGPTQVWVADLLAEPGNVAAKSITRITPGDFWYGDPQWSPDGSFVVVHANRTPEQESVRYSINHNYDLWKITLNDNRLTQLTKGPGPEFSPRISPDGKRLVCLSSPRYKGPHRDVYNLTVVELNENGATSRVLFDFHQPYNGKPPHGSPEYTLSETCWLDNSRVTFNSLQGLKTVRQAVNLDAGPEAIEVEYPPAPRRSPLLPASNPQIGKRLRGDVAVIHWKSFDGLEIEGVVTTPPASVAKPPYKLLVMPHGGPHHRAGSGYGFTTQFFATRGYAVFQPNFRGSTGYGLNFLNADRNDFGGGDMQDILTGVDYLVKQGIADPKRQFVYGVSYGGYMTSWLVGQTHQFRAAVAQNAVTDLNVMWHLSDLQSWTEYDMSGYPWEVPERMRKHSPLTYAHKVKTPTLILHSTNDRRCTVAMGKMFYRALKETDVDTQMVLYPDEGHPIRQLPHREDVLLRTLDWFEKHDVQGDSQSE from the coding sequence ATGGTTCGTTTATCTGGAATCGTTTTTCTCTGCTTGCTGGTGATGGTTCAGGCTGCTGTTGCCGAGGAGCTGATTCCGCCTCAGGTGGGAGATCTGTATCTGACTGATGTGGCGCTGGAGCCGATCACGCTTGATGAGGGCAAAAGTGTCGTTTACGTGCGACAGCGCGTCGATCCCAAAACGCGTTCGCTGAAGCGGTCTCTCTGGCGTGTGGATCAGGGACAGGAGCCGCGGGCGCTGGAAGCGGGGGAGCCGGATGCGTTTGGGCTGCAGCTTTCTCCCGATGGAAAATGGATTCTGTTTCTTTCGACCCGGCCGTTTCCTGATGGGACGCCTGCATTCGCGCCAGTTCCGCCTTATACTGATACGGCCGCAGACATCTGGTTGATTCCGACTGCAGGGGGCACGGCTGTTCCACTGGCTGGTCCCGGGAAACCGTATGGGCGGGTGATTACGGATCGGTTTTATGGCCGCGTCTGTTTTTCGCCAGACGGGAAACGGCTGATGTTCGTCGCCGATGAAGGCAAAGATCCCCGCACCGAACAGGAACGCCGCAACAACGTGCTGATCGTGCGGGAAGATCAGGGCGAAGGTTATGAAGGCTATGGTCCCACACAGGTCTGGGTAGCGGATTTGCTTGCTGAACCAGGGAACGTGGCCGCGAAATCTATCACCCGTATCACACCCGGCGATTTCTGGTACGGCGATCCGCAGTGGTCGCCCGATGGTTCGTTCGTCGTCGTGCACGCCAATCGAACGCCCGAGCAGGAGTCGGTCCGTTACAGCATCAATCACAATTACGATCTCTGGAAAATCACTCTGAACGATAACAGGCTGACACAGTTGACGAAGGGGCCGGGGCCCGAGTTTTCGCCGCGGATTTCGCCCGACGGGAAACGGCTGGTCTGTCTGAGTTCGCCCCGTTATAAGGGACCGCACCGGGATGTGTATAATCTGACGGTCGTGGAACTCAACGAGAACGGAGCAACGTCGCGGGTGCTGTTTGATTTTCATCAGCCTTATAACGGCAAGCCGCCGCACGGTTCGCCGGAATATACGCTCTCTGAAACGTGCTGGCTCGATAATTCGCGTGTGACATTCAACTCCCTGCAAGGTCTGAAAACGGTGCGGCAGGCGGTGAATCTGGATGCCGGTCCCGAAGCAATCGAGGTCGAGTACCCGCCGGCTCCCAGACGGAGTCCTCTACTGCCGGCCAGCAACCCGCAGATCGGCAAGCGGCTGCGCGGGGACGTGGCTGTGATTCACTGGAAGAGTTTCGATGGTCTGGAAATCGAAGGCGTCGTGACCACACCACCCGCTTCGGTCGCGAAGCCACCGTATAAGCTGCTGGTGATGCCTCACGGCGGGCCGCATCATCGCGCGGGGAGCGGCTACGGTTTTACGACGCAGTTTTTCGCCACCCGGGGTTATGCCGTCTTCCAGCCGAACTTTCGCGGTTCGACCGGTTACGGCTTGAATTTTCTCAATGCCGACCGGAATGACTTCGGTGGCGGCGATATGCAAGACATTCTCACAGGAGTCGACTACCTGGTAAAACAGGGCATCGCTGATCCGAAACGGCAGTTTGTATATGGCGTCAGTTACGGCGGTTACATGACGAGTTGGCTCGTGGGGCAGACACATCAGTTCCGGGCCGCGGTCGCGCAAAACGCGGTAACCGATCTCAACGTGATGTGGCACTTAAGCGATCTGCAGAGCTGGACGGAATACGATATGAGCGGCTATCCCTGGGAAGTCCCCGAGCGGATGCGCAAGCACAGCCCGCTGACCTACGCCCACAAAGTCAAGACACCGACGCTGATTCTGCACTCTACCAACGACCGCCGTTGCACGGTGGCGATGGGTAAGATGTTTTATCGCGCGTTGAAAGAAACGGACGTCGATACGCAGATGGTGCTCTACCCCGATGAAGGCCATCCGATCAGACAGCTGCCGCATCGCGAAGACGTCTTACTACGAACTCTCGACTGGTTTGAGAAACATGATGTTCAAGGAGACTCTCAATCTGAGTAG
- a CDS encoding WD40 repeat domain-containing protein — MITGACLGVRKLEFPGDAKTLSISTIETAEQSQTTYLLLETHLERSKSDEGRQWGWTRCQLLGFQGPSLIPSCQLELEDFQIRLESPKDSLTWDPHTRQLYIFGEYHISCFDPVSKTILRTIVLKDFMNQKKSIDELFVIDQPFHGNTGLPGKNQPTSTILVTFDPSREENLQGREKSTLPQWALIDSLSGKLIKSGVVNTHLKPINKQLKNNKEELIHWLYDDRHYSIKAINLLKNQTLLRIPWIIDDFATRSRYQLTYDDWHLNRDDSRDINQKIAYSQSANRVCIIGGVLEEIFLYDSQTGKRVTPETGMVNDLSPISANKFSGSFDYHDASVFQLKARDQIRRTFNTEVPENSCVAISADAKRIVVGETSGKATVWNLSNHKKLFTLTGVSNELLCIAADTSQNRIVAGDSNGVFWRWNYPTPLKATPEKVQRLIAERNGKQTKSHFPEKRSKEKLTNSLCALSPDGLCSLCFQPIEEKMASPLFSQDGENLLPVPGIALVVKLQNEQKFGEVIATENAKKQTILTPAVHTKSVLIQIKNSTSGRFALFVFNTGQVTIVDSQTGILESIIQTGNREIVDVDFHPDQKTLLVASYRGAVKAWNTDTYLKTGSLQLYDARLNQISSCVAEQGFDLVIGTRDTGLIVKRGVFPKSAQQPERPAALNLPFGGPLPED; from the coding sequence GTGATCACTGGAGCCTGTCTGGGAGTCCGTAAACTAGAATTTCCAGGGGATGCCAAGACATTATCAATTTCAACGATAGAAACCGCAGAGCAGTCTCAGACGACTTACCTCTTGTTAGAAACTCATTTGGAGCGCTCTAAGTCCGATGAAGGCCGGCAGTGGGGCTGGACTCGCTGTCAATTACTGGGCTTTCAGGGCCCAAGCCTGATTCCCTCATGCCAGCTTGAATTAGAAGACTTTCAGATCAGATTAGAATCCCCGAAAGATTCCTTAACTTGGGATCCCCACACCAGACAGCTTTACATCTTCGGAGAGTACCATATATCGTGTTTTGATCCAGTATCCAAGACAATCTTAAGAACGATCGTTCTTAAAGATTTTATGAATCAAAAGAAATCCATTGATGAACTGTTCGTTATCGATCAGCCATTTCATGGCAATACAGGCTTACCTGGAAAGAATCAACCTACTAGTACGATCCTTGTGACATTTGATCCCAGTCGAGAAGAGAATCTTCAAGGTCGAGAAAAATCGACATTACCGCAATGGGCATTAATCGATTCTCTTTCAGGTAAGTTAATTAAAAGTGGGGTCGTTAACACCCATTTAAAACCGATCAACAAGCAGCTGAAAAATAATAAAGAAGAACTCATTCACTGGCTTTATGACGACCGTCATTATTCTATTAAAGCCATCAATCTGCTCAAGAACCAGACTCTACTGAGAATCCCTTGGATCATAGACGATTTTGCTACCAGATCACGATACCAATTAACGTATGATGATTGGCATTTAAACCGGGATGATTCCAGAGACATTAATCAAAAAATCGCATACAGCCAGTCGGCCAATCGTGTTTGTATCATTGGAGGTGTGTTGGAAGAAATCTTTCTCTACGACTCACAAACCGGGAAACGAGTCACACCAGAAACTGGCATGGTGAATGACCTCTCACCAATTTCGGCAAATAAATTTTCTGGCTCTTTCGACTATCACGACGCATCCGTGTTTCAATTGAAAGCGCGTGATCAGATTCGTCGTACTTTTAATACGGAAGTGCCTGAGAATTCTTGTGTAGCGATTTCTGCGGATGCAAAACGAATAGTCGTAGGCGAAACTTCTGGAAAAGCGACAGTATGGAACCTTTCCAATCACAAAAAACTCTTCACACTGACAGGTGTGTCAAACGAACTGCTGTGTATTGCGGCAGACACGTCTCAAAATCGAATCGTTGCTGGTGATAGTAATGGAGTCTTCTGGCGATGGAATTACCCCACTCCATTAAAGGCAACTCCTGAAAAAGTTCAACGGCTCATCGCAGAACGAAATGGGAAACAAACGAAATCACATTTTCCGGAAAAACGATCAAAAGAAAAATTAACGAACTCGCTTTGTGCACTCTCTCCCGATGGTTTATGTTCTTTGTGCTTTCAACCAATAGAGGAAAAAATGGCTTCCCCACTATTTTCCCAAGATGGAGAGAATTTACTCCCAGTTCCAGGTATCGCTTTAGTTGTAAAGCTACAGAATGAACAGAAATTTGGAGAAGTGATTGCGACAGAAAACGCAAAAAAGCAAACCATACTGACGCCTGCGGTCCATACGAAGTCGGTATTGATACAGATTAAAAACTCAACAAGCGGTCGCTTCGCTTTATTTGTGTTTAATACAGGGCAAGTAACGATTGTCGACTCACAAACAGGAATCCTCGAGTCCATCATCCAGACCGGCAATCGCGAAATTGTCGACGTCGACTTTCACCCTGACCAGAAAACGCTTTTAGTCGCCTCGTATCGAGGGGCCGTTAAAGCCTGGAATACAGATACTTATTTGAAAACCGGCTCGCTGCAACTGTATGACGCGCGGTTGAATCAGATAAGTTCATGTGTTGCCGAACAAGGTTTTGATCTGGTAATAGGAACACGGGATACCGGCCTGATCGTCAAACGAGGCGTCTTTCCAAAGTCAGCACAACAACCAGAGCGACCGGCGGCACTCAACCTGCCCTTTGGTGGCCCGCTTCCGGAAGATTGA
- a CDS encoding histone deacetylase family protein, with protein MTLLYSDPIFLKYETGHQPENPARILPAVHRVNQIAMHAGCPRRSWNEVTDSRLERVHAREYIDFVKTFSLKGGGFIADDTVVGPQSYHVARMAVGAVCDAVEQVIQGIDERAFCLVRPPGHHATADAALGFCLFNNVAVGARLAIEELGLERVMIVDWDVHHGDGTQEIFWEDGQVGFLSIHRASFCDETGTAAETGAGAGLGTTVNVPVEFGTSREDYLAMFKSAVEGLAEKIRPQLVLISAGFDSHKDDPIGSLGLESEDFGCLTRIVLDVAAVHAGGRVVSALEGGYNPLALAESIEHHLLELTAA; from the coding sequence ATGACGCTCCTCTATTCTGATCCCATTTTTCTGAAATATGAAACGGGTCACCAGCCTGAGAATCCGGCGCGGATTCTTCCCGCCGTGCATCGGGTGAATCAGATCGCCATGCATGCCGGTTGTCCTCGGAGATCGTGGAACGAGGTGACAGATTCGCGTCTGGAGCGCGTTCATGCGCGTGAGTACATCGACTTCGTTAAAACGTTTTCTCTCAAAGGGGGCGGCTTCATTGCCGATGATACGGTGGTTGGTCCCCAATCGTATCACGTTGCCCGCATGGCTGTGGGTGCTGTCTGTGATGCGGTAGAGCAGGTGATTCAAGGCATTGATGAGCGGGCCTTCTGTCTGGTGCGGCCGCCCGGCCATCATGCGACCGCCGATGCGGCGCTGGGATTCTGCCTGTTTAATAACGTGGCCGTGGGCGCGCGACTGGCGATTGAAGAGCTGGGGCTGGAGCGCGTTATGATTGTCGACTGGGATGTCCATCATGGAGACGGGACGCAGGAGATCTTCTGGGAAGACGGGCAGGTTGGTTTCTTGTCGATTCATCGTGCGTCGTTTTGTGATGAAACGGGAACCGCCGCCGAAACGGGGGCGGGCGCGGGGCTGGGAACGACCGTCAATGTACCGGTGGAATTCGGTACGTCCCGGGAAGACTATCTTGCGATGTTCAAATCTGCCGTGGAAGGATTGGCAGAGAAGATCAGGCCACAACTGGTTTTGATCAGTGCCGGCTTTGACAGTCATAAAGATGACCCGATCGGTTCGCTCGGGTTGGAGAGCGAAGATTTCGGGTGTCTGACCCGGATTGTGCTGGATGTCGCAGCCGTGCATGCCGGCGGTCGTGTGGTCAGCGCGCTGGAAGGGGGATATAATCCTCTTGCGCTGGCTGAGAGTATCGAACATCATTTACTGGAGCTGACGGCGGCTTGA
- a CDS encoding bifunctional acetate--CoA ligase family protein/GNAT family N-acetyltransferase: MPIRNLEKIFHPRKIAVIGASSRPLSVGQTVFQNLLLGGFEGAVYPVNPKYDRLDEHVCYPRVTDVPETVDLAVICTPARTIPEIMQQCGAAGIRGIVILSAGFRESGSAGKELEQQVLKIARTFPGLRIVGPNCLGVMAPYAKLNASFASDMPLSGNIAFISQSGALCTSVLDWSLQEKIGFSHFVSVGNMLDVGIADLIDYFALDHHTTAIILYVESITEARQFMSAARAFTKKKPIIAYKAGRFTESAKAAASHTGAMAGVDAVYEAAFARAGVVRVFELDDLFECAELLARQKCPKGDRLAIVTNAGGPGVMATDALLARQGVLAAFSEETIEKLNAVLPSAWSHGNPLDLLGDAPPERFGKAVEIVLADPQVDGLLVILSPQAMTDPPGAATAVIEAARSTQKPVLTAWMGGEKVRAGIERFNNAGIPTYTSPEQAVRAFMYLVSYARNREFLYETPHPMPVDDSIDRAGIRALFDAALTEGQEILPESTSKKMLAAYGIPITKTEVARTADAAVAFAQEMGQPVVLKVYSEQITHKTDVGGVELDLTNETEIRAAFERILSRVKEKRPDAQVEGVTVQPMVSDSEGHELIVGAKRDPVFGMVLLVGAGGTAAELYQDRALVLPPLNERQARGALESLRSWPLLEGYRGHPAVKIEQLIEFLIRLSYFVSDFPEIVELDVNPLLATPEKVIALDARIVIDQANSKQPLRPYSHLAIRPYPEEFIKSVTLKDGTAVLLRPIKPEDELMWHDLLGKCSSASIHARFRYSFQATTHDMATRFCFVDYDREIAIVAEITKQDQRQLIGVGRLVADVDHREAEYAVLVADQWHGFGLGTFLTDHCLEVCREWGIQRVVAETAPDNHIMLDMFRKRKFQKDASAQTDSVLLVKELTK, from the coding sequence ATGCCCATTCGAAACCTCGAAAAAATATTTCACCCCCGGAAGATCGCAGTCATCGGTGCCAGTTCGCGTCCGCTGAGTGTGGGACAGACCGTTTTTCAGAATCTGCTCTTAGGCGGGTTTGAGGGTGCCGTCTATCCCGTGAATCCCAAGTATGACAGGCTGGACGAACACGTCTGTTATCCCCGTGTGACGGACGTGCCGGAAACCGTCGACCTGGCGGTGATTTGTACCCCCGCGCGCACGATTCCCGAAATCATGCAACAATGCGGCGCAGCAGGCATCCGGGGAATTGTGATCTTGTCGGCCGGTTTTCGTGAATCTGGTTCGGCAGGCAAAGAGTTGGAACAGCAGGTACTGAAGATCGCCAGAACGTTCCCCGGTCTGCGGATTGTCGGGCCAAACTGTCTGGGGGTGATGGCCCCGTATGCTAAATTGAACGCCAGCTTTGCCTCGGATATGCCGTTGTCAGGGAATATTGCCTTTATCTCTCAGTCGGGTGCGCTGTGCACTTCGGTGCTGGATTGGTCGCTGCAGGAAAAGATTGGCTTTTCGCACTTTGTTTCGGTGGGGAATATGCTCGATGTGGGCATTGCCGACCTGATCGACTACTTCGCGCTGGATCATCACACGACGGCCATCATTCTGTATGTCGAGTCGATCACGGAAGCACGGCAATTCATGTCGGCAGCGCGGGCCTTCACAAAAAAGAAACCAATCATCGCGTACAAGGCGGGTCGCTTTACGGAATCTGCCAAAGCGGCTGCTTCACATACAGGGGCCATGGCGGGAGTCGACGCCGTGTATGAAGCGGCGTTTGCACGGGCGGGTGTGGTACGCGTCTTTGAGCTTGATGATTTATTTGAATGTGCCGAGTTGCTCGCGCGGCAGAAATGTCCCAAAGGTGATCGTCTGGCGATTGTAACCAACGCCGGCGGTCCGGGCGTGATGGCCACCGATGCGTTGCTGGCCCGGCAGGGTGTGCTGGCCGCGTTTTCTGAGGAGACGATTGAGAAACTGAACGCCGTACTGCCCAGTGCGTGGTCGCATGGAAATCCGCTGGATCTTCTGGGAGATGCCCCACCAGAGCGGTTTGGCAAAGCGGTTGAGATTGTGCTCGCCGATCCGCAAGTGGATGGCCTGCTTGTGATCCTGTCGCCGCAGGCAATGACCGATCCACCTGGGGCCGCCACGGCGGTGATCGAAGCGGCTCGTTCGACACAAAAGCCCGTGCTCACAGCCTGGATGGGAGGCGAGAAAGTCCGTGCGGGAATTGAACGTTTTAACAACGCCGGCATCCCCACTTATACCTCACCAGAGCAAGCCGTCCGCGCGTTTATGTATCTGGTTTCCTACGCGCGGAATCGGGAGTTCCTTTATGAAACCCCGCACCCCATGCCCGTTGATGATTCCATTGATCGTGCCGGGATACGCGCCCTGTTTGATGCGGCGCTCACAGAGGGGCAGGAGATCCTGCCTGAGAGCACATCCAAAAAAATGCTGGCAGCGTATGGAATTCCCATCACAAAAACAGAGGTCGCACGCACCGCCGACGCAGCGGTGGCTTTCGCGCAGGAGATGGGGCAACCCGTTGTGCTCAAAGTCTATTCAGAGCAGATCACGCACAAGACAGACGTGGGTGGCGTCGAGCTGGACCTTACGAATGAAACAGAAATTCGCGCTGCCTTCGAGCGGATTTTGAGTCGTGTTAAAGAAAAACGTCCTGATGCGCAGGTCGAAGGCGTGACCGTACAACCGATGGTATCAGACTCAGAAGGCCACGAGCTGATCGTCGGGGCGAAACGGGATCCCGTGTTTGGGATGGTCCTGCTGGTGGGGGCAGGGGGGACTGCTGCGGAATTATATCAGGACCGTGCACTGGTGTTGCCACCCCTCAATGAACGGCAGGCACGCGGGGCTCTGGAGTCGCTGCGTTCCTGGCCCCTCTTAGAGGGATACCGAGGCCATCCTGCTGTCAAAATTGAGCAACTGATCGAATTCCTGATTCGGCTCTCGTATTTTGTTTCTGATTTTCCCGAGATTGTCGAACTGGATGTCAATCCGCTGCTCGCCACGCCTGAGAAGGTGATTGCCCTGGATGCCCGGATTGTGATCGATCAGGCAAATTCGAAACAACCGCTGCGTCCGTATTCGCATCTGGCGATTCGCCCGTATCCGGAAGAATTTATTAAAAGCGTGACGCTCAAAGACGGGACCGCGGTACTGCTGCGCCCGATCAAACCCGAAGACGAATTGATGTGGCATGATCTGTTGGGAAAATGTTCGTCGGCATCCATTCACGCGCGGTTTCGTTACTCATTTCAGGCAACCACCCACGACATGGCAACGCGGTTCTGTTTTGTCGATTATGACCGCGAGATTGCGATTGTCGCAGAAATCACAAAACAGGATCAGCGTCAGCTGATCGGCGTGGGAAGACTCGTTGCCGACGTCGACCATCGCGAAGCCGAGTATGCGGTTCTGGTGGCAGATCAATGGCATGGCTTCGGGCTGGGCACGTTCCTGACGGATCACTGTCTGGAGGTCTGCCGCGAGTGGGGCATCCAGCGCGTCGTTGCAGAAACGGCACCGGATAACCATATCATGCTGGACATGTTCCGAAAGCGGAAATTCCAAAAAGACGCCTCAGCTCAGACGGATAGTGTGCTGCTGGTAAAGGAACTGACAAAATAA
- a CDS encoding DUF6933 domain-containing protein, with protein sequence MIFRLSHTLNQKIKTGKLTALPLHQSPFGDWSCHLFYGNRSPYILLCNSKSLYSCVMPGN encoded by the coding sequence ATGATCTTCCGACTCTCACATACATTGAACCAGAAAATTAAAACCGGCAAGCTTACGGCATTGCCGTTGCATCAGAGCCCTTTTGGTGATTGGTCTTGCCATCTTTTTTATGGCAATCGTAGTCCGTACATTCTTCTTTGTAACTCAAAATCGCTTTACTCCTGTGTGATGCCCGGCAACTAG
- a CDS encoding GIY-YIG nuclease family protein, giving the protein MYESAGESTNWFVYILRCVDGSFYTGITTDLVRRCEQHNAGTGARYTRSRLLVSIVYHEMQTTRSSALKLELAIKALLRTEKETLIESII; this is encoded by the coding sequence TTGTATGAATCAGCAGGAGAATCCACTAACTGGTTTGTCTACATCCTTCGATGTGTCGATGGTTCGTTCTACACAGGTATCACAACAGACTTGGTCCGAAGATGTGAGCAGCACAACGCGGGAACAGGAGCACGCTATACGCGCAGTCGGCTTCTTGTTAGCATTGTGTATCACGAAATGCAGACTACCCGCAGTTCAGCATTAAAACTTGAATTGGCGATAAAGGCACTGTTGCGAACAGAAAAAGAAACGCTCATCGAATCGATAATTTGA